One window of the Raphanus sativus cultivar WK10039 unplaced genomic scaffold, ASM80110v3 Scaffold1346, whole genome shotgun sequence genome contains the following:
- the LOC108836974 gene encoding uncharacterized protein LOC108836974, translating to MAMVMSGGTMPLHANPLPLSIINTKTRVRPASSSFPLSSPAPHTPSTSLSIRFKPFQHVSRSLSVVSSVLSEDRATGVSGSGTDALKLTYFEGNSWLWETGGLKILVDPILVGNLDFGIPWLYDAAKRFLKGFKLDDLPEVDCLLITQSLDDHCHLNTLRPLSEKSPDVKVIATPNAKPLLDPLFRNVTYLEPGETYELNARNGSKVRVKATAGPVLGPPWQRPENGYLLVSPEDQISLYYEPHCVCNMELLKNERADIVITPVIKQLLPQFTLVSGQEDAVQLAKILKAKFVVPMQNGDLDAKGILAGIIKKEGTIESFKELLSRELPKAQVLEPIAGVPLEILPPTSDV from the exons ATGGCTATGGTGATGTCAGGTGGCACGATGCCACTTCACGCCAATCCTCTTCCTCTAAGTATCATCAACACCAAAACAAGAGTCCGGCCTGCATCATCCTCGTTTCCGCTATCCTCACCCGCTCCTCACACCCCTTCCACCTCCCTCTCCATCCGCTTCAAGCCCTTTCAGCATGTTTCCCGGTCTCTCTCCGTGGTATCTTCCGTTCTGTCAGAGGACAGAGCTACTGGAGTTAGTGGCTCCGGGACAGATGCACTCAAGCTGACATACTTTGAG GGAAATAGCTGGCTATGGGAAACGGGTGGATTGAAAATCTTGGTTGATCCCATTCTCGTCGGTAATTTGGATTTTGGAATCCCATGGCTCTATGATGCTGCCAAGAGATTTTTGAAAGGCTTCAAG CTTGATGATCTCCCTGAAGTTGATTGCTTGCTCATCACTCAAAGCCTTGATGACCATTGCCATCTAAATACCCTTAGGCCACTTTCCGAGAAATCTCCAGACGTAAAGGTTATAGCAACTCCAAATGCAAAGCCTTTGCTTGATCCTCTTTTCAGAAATGTAACTTATCTGGAACCTGGAGAGACCTACGAGCTAAATGCAAGAAACGGTTCTAAAGTTCGAGTTAAAGCCACAGCAGGACCTGTCCTCGGTCCACCATGGCAACGCCCTGAGAacgg GTATCTTCTTGTATCACCTGAAGATCAGATATCTCTCTACTACGAACCGCACTGTGTATGCAACATGGAACTTCTGAAGAATGAAAGAGCCGACATTGTAATCACACCGGTCATCAAACAACTTCTCCCACAATTTACTCTGGTTTCTGGCCAAGAAGACGCTGTCCAGCTAGCCAAAATCTTAAAAGCCAA GTTTGTTGTGCCGATGCAAAATGGCGATCTTGATGCGAAGGGGATTTTAGCAGgtattataaagaaagaagGAACGATAGAATCATTTAAG GAATTGTTATCAAGAGAGCTTCCAAAAGCTCAAGTGTTGGAGCCCATAGCAGGTGTGCCGCTAGAGATCTTGCCTCCAACGTCAGACGTTTAG